The following proteins are encoded in a genomic region of Coffea eugenioides isolate CCC68of chromosome 6, Ceug_1.0, whole genome shotgun sequence:
- the LOC113774048 gene encoding uncharacterized protein LOC113774048: MAWSYFRQILEALQFIHGKDIIHRDLKPNNIFIDDSGTVKIGDFGLALQMDVSSTTNSLPVGAYLYRAPEMKKGDPTYKPTNKVDMYALGLILFQLFCPRQCSERKMLKLRDSPEQVCEKYKVDETAKHLILELLQTDPLKRPSAADLLIGERMSLML, encoded by the coding sequence ATGGCATGGAGTTACTTTCGGCAGATTTTGGAGGCTTTACAGTTCATACACGGCAAAGATATTATTCATCGGGACTTGAAGCCGAATAATATTTTCATAGATGACAGTGGAACAGTGAAAATTGGGGACTTTGGATTAGCTCTGCAAATGGATGTCAGTTCTACCACAAATTCGTTACCAGTTGGTGCGTATCTCTACCGTGCACCTGAAATGAAAAAGGGGGACCCCACCTACAAGCCCACCAACAAGGTGGACATGTATGCCTTGGGGTTGATTCTATTCCAGCTGTTTTGTCCCCGGCAATGTTCTGAGCGCAAAATGTTGAAACTAAGAGATTCGCCTGAGCAAGTTTGTGAAAAGTATAAGGTGGATGAAACTGCCAAGCACCTGATCTTGGAGCTACTTCAGACAGATCCATTGAAACGGCCTTCTGCTGCAGATCTTCTGATTGGAGAGAGAATGAGCCTTATGCTTTGA